From Granulicella sp. WH15, the proteins below share one genomic window:
- a CDS encoding tagatose 1,6-diphosphate aldolase → MKPTPGKIAGLKAVSDARGVIAAAAMDQRGSLQKSLSKERGSAVSADDLAEFKTLVTDVLTRHASAILLDPEFGLEAAKNRNSAGLLLAYEKTGYDAATPGRLPDLLDVWSVRRLKEAGADCVKILLYYTPFEKTAVNDLKHAWIERIGDECIAHDIPFFLEFVGYDAEGGDEKSLAYAKKKPEIVSGSMAEFGKARYNVDVLKVEVPVEMAYVSGTKSFKGEEAYTRAQALQHFRDAETMTHKPFIYLSAGVSNPTFIETLELAGESGTKFNGVLCGRATWKDGIPIYAKQGAAAFKEWLESTGVENIGNVNKALEAATPWYTKFGASSLAEL, encoded by the coding sequence ATGAAGCCGACCCCCGGAAAAATCGCAGGCCTCAAGGCCGTCTCGGACGCCCGCGGCGTCATCGCAGCCGCCGCCATGGATCAGCGCGGCTCGCTGCAGAAATCCCTCTCCAAGGAGCGCGGCAGCGCCGTCAGCGCCGACGACCTGGCCGAGTTCAAGACCCTCGTCACCGACGTCCTCACCCGCCACGCCTCGGCCATCCTGCTCGACCCCGAGTTCGGCCTCGAGGCCGCGAAGAACCGCAACTCCGCCGGCCTACTGCTCGCCTATGAGAAGACCGGCTACGACGCCGCCACTCCCGGCCGCCTGCCCGACCTGCTCGACGTCTGGTCCGTCCGCCGCCTGAAGGAAGCGGGCGCGGACTGCGTCAAGATCCTGCTCTACTACACCCCCTTCGAGAAGACCGCCGTCAACGACCTGAAGCACGCCTGGATCGAGCGCATCGGCGACGAGTGCATCGCGCACGACATCCCCTTCTTCCTCGAGTTCGTCGGCTACGACGCCGAGGGCGGCGATGAGAAGTCCCTGGCCTACGCCAAGAAGAAGCCCGAGATCGTCTCCGGCTCCATGGCCGAGTTCGGCAAGGCCCGCTACAACGTGGACGTGCTCAAGGTCGAGGTCCCGGTCGAGATGGCCTACGTCTCCGGCACCAAGAGCTTCAAGGGCGAAGAGGCCTACACCCGCGCCCAGGCTCTGCAGCACTTCCGCGATGCCGAGACCATGACGCACAAGCCCTTCATCTACCTCTCGGCGGGCGTCTCGAACCCCACCTTCATCGAGACCCTCGAACTGGCGGGCGAGTCCGGCACCAAGTTCAACGGCGTCCTCTGCGGCCGTGCCACCTGGAAGGACGGCATCCCGATCTACGCCAAGCAGGGCGCGGCGGCCTTCAAGGAGTGGCTCGAATCGACCGGCGTCGAGAATATCGGCAACGTCAACAAGGCCCTCGAAGCCGCTACCCCCTGGTACACCAAGTTCGGTGCATCCTCGCTCGCCGAGCTGTAA
- the phoU gene encoding phosphate signaling complex protein PhoU — MPRINFHQQLAALKDKLLAMAALSQQALEFSVEAYLNRDLGLCAHVKEIEAAINAAETSVDEMAYDLLAKEQPMAIDLRFILSVIKINGDLERIGDQSSNIAQRAMALDDKPAISLPVDIEEMGSKVGVMIRRAIQALLEADAKLAENVIAMDDEIDEMNRSVQTELMEVMQQHPQVAEQSLNAIIISRNLERAADHATNIAEDVIFWIRGSDVRHKFSLSQEE, encoded by the coding sequence ATGCCGCGGATTAATTTTCACCAGCAACTGGCAGCCCTCAAGGACAAGCTCCTCGCCATGGCCGCGCTCTCCCAGCAGGCGCTCGAGTTCTCCGTCGAGGCCTACCTGAACCGCGACCTCGGCCTCTGCGCCCACGTCAAGGAGATCGAGGCCGCCATCAACGCCGCCGAGACCTCGGTCGACGAGATGGCCTACGATCTGCTCGCCAAGGAGCAGCCGATGGCGATCGACCTGCGCTTCATCCTCTCGGTCATCAAGATCAACGGCGACCTCGAGCGCATCGGCGACCAGTCCTCAAACATCGCCCAGCGCGCCATGGCGCTCGACGACAAGCCCGCCATCTCCCTGCCCGTCGATATCGAGGAGATGGGCTCGAAGGTCGGCGTCATGATCCGCAGAGCCATCCAGGCGCTGCTCGAGGCCGACGCCAAGCTAGCCGAAAACGTCATCGCCATGGACGACGAGATCGACGAGATGAACCGCAGCGTCCAGACCGAGCTGATGGAGGTGATGCAGCAGCATCCCCAGGTCGCCGAGCAGAGCCTGAACGCCATCATCATCAGCCGCAACCTCGAGCGGGCGGCCGACCACGCCACCAACATCGCCGAGGACGTCATCTTCTGGATTCGCGGCTCCGACGTCCGCCACAAGTTTTCCCTGTCGCAGGAAGAGTAA